CTGTAAATACTACAGACAGTGAAAGCCTTGAAGCACTGAAAGAATTCCAGGAAATTGTTAACTAGACTAATTTTTTCGATGAGAGGTGAGTTTAATGGAAGGAACGTCGACTATCCAAGAAAGGGTTATATCAATCGTTGCAGACAATCTGGGGATCGAGGCAGGTGAGATCAAGGGGAATTCTAGATTCATAGAGGATCTTGGCGCAGACTCGCTTGATCTAGTGGATCTGGTAATGGAGCTGGAAGACAAATTTGACATCCAGATAAGCGATAGCCAAACTGCCAGTTTCAAGACAATTGACGACGTAGTTGGCTTTATACTTTCACTGGAAACTAAGTAAAATGAGAAGAGTTGTAGTAACGGGCATGGGCATTATGAGCTCTATCGGAAGCAACCTGGAAGAGTTCTGGGAGTCCCTGAAGTCGGGAAGATCGGGAATTGATTGGATTGACACATTTGATGTCTCAGAATTTGGATCGAAAGTCGCTGGCAGAGTTAGGAATTTCGACC
The sequence above is a segment of the Mesotoga infera genome. Coding sequences within it:
- the acpP gene encoding acyl carrier protein, giving the protein MEGTSTIQERVISIVADNLGIEAGEIKGNSRFIEDLGADSLDLVDLVMELEDKFDIQISDSQTASFKTIDDVVGFILSLETK